TATTTTCACTACTACCGATAAACAGTCGAAAGAAAAAATGGACATCCTCAAGGCCGTAGGCGCCGAAGTGATCGTTTGTCCAACCAACGTGGAACCCGACGATCCGCGCTCCTACTACTCCGTAGCGCGCCGCCTCGCCGCCGAGATCCCCAATTCTTTTCACTGTAATCAATACGATAACCTGGCCAACCGCCTCGCGCACTACGAAACCACCGGCCCGGAGATCTGGGAACAGACGGGCGGAAAGATCACACACCTCGTATGCACCGCCGGTACCGGAGGCACCGTTACCGGAACTGCCATGTACCTCAAAGAAAAGAATCCCAATATCAAAATATGGGCTATCGATGTATATGGTTCACTGCTCACCAAATATTTCAATACCGGTGAGATCGATATGAACGAAGTACATCCTTATATCTCCGAAGGTTTCGGTGAAGATTTCGTTCCCGGGAATTATGATATGAGCGTGATCGATCACTTCGAACAGGTGACGGATAAAGATGGTGCAGTGATGGCGCGCCGCCTCGCCAAAGAAGAAGGTCTCTTCTGCGGATACAGCGCCGGCAGCTGTCTTCAGGGCCTCCTGCAACTCGGCAGCCAGCTCACCAAAGATGATGTGGTGGTCTGCATCTTCCACGATCACGGTAGCAGGTATGTTGCCAAGATTTACAACGATCAGTGGATGATGGAACGCGGTTTCCTCGATGTGAAAACTTTCCGCGACATCGTGAATGGCCGCAGCGTAAAACAAAAACTCGTAACCATTCAGCCCGCCGGCACAGTTTCAGATGCCGTTGAACTGATGAAGAAATATGATATCGAACATATCCCCGTCATGAATGGCAATGGCATCATCGGCGCCATCAGCGAAAGCGGTCTGTTCAATAAAGTGTTCAGCAATCCCGATATCAAAACAGCCACTATTGAAAGCGTGATGGAACAGCCATTCCCGGTGGTCGATTTCAATACGCCGCTGGAAAAGCTTCGCAGCCTGATCAACAAAGACAATGGCGCAGTGTTGGGGAAGGATGATGCCGGCAATTATCACATCGTTACCAAGTATGATGTGATACAGGCGCTGGGAAGTTAAAACTCTTAATATTTTTGGTCGAACCCTGCCGGTGTGAATTGGCAGGGTTTGTTGTTTTTATATGGCCGGGGCCGGGGAGGGATATGGATGACGGGCGGAAGAAACAAACCACAGCATTTGTGGGGATATTGGGCATTGGTTGGTTGGATTGGGCAGTGGCGCCAGGCCGGGCTTTTGAGCTTTTGTTTCTTAGGCCCTTTATCCATATCACCTCCCCGGCCCGGGCACTATGAAAGTGCAACAAATGATTTTTTTACCCCGCCGGCAGCGGGTAAAATAAAACATTAAGTTTATTCTTCCCGCGTGTATTGCATCAGGAGATGGTGCTAGGTGATAATTCCGGCATCGGGGGGGAGGGATGGGGGAAAGAATGCATCACCCTAAGTAAAGGTAGCAGTGATAGGTAACCGATTTTTTGAGGGGCCTATGTGATTTCACAATTATTTCCA
This portion of the Pseudobacter ginsenosidimutans genome encodes:
- a CDS encoding pyridoxal-phosphate dependent enzyme; its protein translation is MDIKQNILETIGNTPLIKLNKITKQLPGTILAKVDYFNPGNSIKDRMALKMVEVAEKEGKLKPGGTIIECTSGNTGMGLALAACVKGYKCIFTTTDKQSKEKMDILKAVGAEVIVCPTNVEPDDPRSYYSVARRLAAEIPNSFHCNQYDNLANRLAHYETTGPEIWEQTGGKITHLVCTAGTGGTVTGTAMYLKEKNPNIKIWAIDVYGSLLTKYFNTGEIDMNEVHPYISEGFGEDFVPGNYDMSVIDHFEQVTDKDGAVMARRLAKEEGLFCGYSAGSCLQGLLQLGSQLTKDDVVVCIFHDHGSRYVAKIYNDQWMMERGFLDVKTFRDIVNGRSVKQKLVTIQPAGTVSDAVELMKKYDIEHIPVMNGNGIIGAISESGLFNKVFSNPDIKTATIESVMEQPFPVVDFNTPLEKLRSLINKDNGAVLGKDDAGNYHIVTKYDVIQALGS